The following coding sequences are from one Pigmentibacter sp. JX0631 window:
- a CDS encoding APC family permease, which translates to MQLKRNISKTSLLFLSIGSMVGSGWLFGSFYTAQSAGPAAILAWILGGFCVGIIALSFAELSTMLPLSGGSTAYSLLSHGKMTGAIFAWITWLWTMVVAPIEVQAVLQYASNYVPNLMEKINGIDTLTNKGLIFATLLMAVLSFINIVGVKFMAETNKIVVIWKLIIPVGVAILLLSSNIHPENLTSHEFFPFGFNGLLSSISVGGVSFSFFGFQTAIFLAGEAKNPQKSIPFALFGSILASMALYVILQIGFILSVDPSAITNGWDKISFTGDAGPFAGIFIALGFAFMVKVLYFDAIISPFGTAVGFVASSSRILYSMSIQGDAPKAFSKVNRFSIPWVAILVNFLIGMLFFLPFSGWQSMIAFLSAAIVLSLACGPICLPIFRKNLPNLARPFKLPFPKFLSFLSFYVCNLMLQWTGWETVWKLFVAVGLGIFIFIMSHYLSKSARKETLSLKSFSWLILYLLLSGIVSYLGTYKGGLGIISMQLDFIVIAITSLVVFLYAQKTALSEKETNEIYQKILNNHSN; encoded by the coding sequence ATGCAACTTAAACGAAATATTTCCAAAACAAGTCTTTTATTTTTATCTATAGGCTCTATGGTTGGATCTGGTTGGCTCTTTGGATCCTTTTACACAGCTCAATCTGCTGGCCCTGCCGCTATACTTGCTTGGATATTAGGTGGATTTTGCGTTGGTATTATTGCTTTATCGTTTGCTGAATTATCTACTATGCTACCTTTAAGTGGTGGTTCTACAGCCTATTCTTTACTAAGCCACGGCAAAATGACCGGTGCCATTTTTGCTTGGATCACTTGGCTATGGACAATGGTTGTAGCACCTATTGAGGTACAAGCTGTCCTTCAATACGCTTCTAATTACGTTCCAAACTTGATGGAAAAAATAAATGGAATAGACACTCTAACAAACAAAGGTCTTATTTTTGCTACTTTGTTAATGGCAGTCCTTTCTTTTATCAATATAGTTGGCGTAAAATTTATGGCAGAAACAAATAAAATTGTCGTTATTTGGAAGCTTATAATTCCAGTAGGCGTTGCTATTTTGCTTTTATCTTCTAACATTCATCCAGAAAATTTAACGTCGCATGAATTTTTCCCTTTTGGATTTAATGGTCTACTATCTTCTATTTCTGTTGGAGGAGTTAGCTTTTCATTTTTTGGATTTCAAACTGCAATTTTTCTTGCTGGTGAAGCTAAAAACCCACAAAAATCAATACCATTCGCTCTATTTGGCTCCATTCTAGCGAGTATGGCTTTATATGTTATTTTGCAAATTGGGTTTATTTTATCGGTTGATCCAAGTGCCATTACGAATGGTTGGGATAAAATTAGTTTTACTGGTGACGCTGGTCCTTTTGCAGGTATATTTATAGCTTTAGGTTTTGCATTTATGGTGAAAGTTCTATATTTCGACGCCATTATTTCGCCATTTGGAACTGCAGTAGGCTTTGTAGCTTCTTCTTCTAGAATTTTATATTCAATGAGCATCCAGGGCGATGCTCCTAAAGCTTTTTCTAAAGTAAATCGCTTTTCAATTCCTTGGGTTGCAATACTTGTTAACTTTTTAATTGGGATGTTATTTTTTCTCCCTTTTTCTGGTTGGCAATCAATGATAGCTTTTTTATCCGCTGCTATTGTTCTCTCGCTTGCTTGTGGGCCTATTTGTCTTCCTATTTTTAGAAAAAATCTTCCAAATTTAGCAAGGCCATTTAAACTACCTTTTCCAAAATTTCTTTCATTTTTATCTTTTTATGTTTGTAATCTTATGTTGCAATGGACTGGCTGGGAAACGGTTTGGAAACTTTTTGTTGCTGTTGGTTTAGGAATTTTTATTTTTATAATGTCTCATTATTTAAGCAAATCCGCTCGCAAAGAAACACTCTCCTTAAAATCTTTTAGCTGGTTAATACTTTATCTTTTGTTATCTGGTATTGTTTCTTACTTGGGAACTTATAAAGGTGGATTAGGAATTATTTCTATGCAGTTAGACTTTATTGTAATTGCTATTACAAGTTTAGTAGTATTTTTATATGCGCAAAAAACTGCTTTAAGCGAAAAAGAAACCAATGAAATTTATCAAAAAATTCTTAATAATCATTCAAATTAA
- a CDS encoding RluA family pseudouridine synthase: MLKTLSAKVTELHIGERFDVVATHLFPNISRKKIKNIIDSGGAYLNKKRIKIAKTEVKIGDKIELFWEENSIDNTQKGSIKQLNIKNNIEIKIDTETLIFENESFSIINKPAGVASQATLTSSTDTIFHLLNKVYPEKFDLKKMFLVHRLDKDTSGLMIIAKNLEVQKKFENLFRDKLIEKNYLALCFSKPKQNEGELNFPIAKDSNRKNCYFAITNPNSKNKNAKEAFTKYKLLQYYNDANISLVSCFPKTGRTHQIRVHLNAIGCPILGDKTYSQNIYGHKYYQIALRHMLHACYLKFQFEGQNFEFNLDLPKDFKSIIETIEAVK, encoded by the coding sequence ATGCTAAAAACTCTTAGTGCTAAAGTCACCGAACTTCATATAGGAGAAAGATTTGATGTAGTAGCTACACATCTCTTTCCTAATATAAGTAGAAAAAAGATTAAAAATATTATTGATTCTGGAGGGGCATATTTAAATAAAAAGAGAATAAAAATTGCTAAAACAGAAGTGAAAATTGGGGATAAAATAGAACTTTTTTGGGAAGAAAATAGCATAGATAATACTCAAAAAGGATCTATAAAGCAATTAAATATAAAAAATAATATCGAAATCAAAATAGATACTGAAACATTAATATTTGAAAACGAATCATTTTCTATTATTAATAAACCAGCTGGAGTTGCATCTCAAGCGACTCTAACTTCAAGTACTGATACAATTTTTCATTTGTTAAATAAAGTTTATCCGGAGAAGTTTGATTTAAAAAAAATGTTTCTAGTTCACAGATTAGATAAAGATACTTCTGGATTAATGATTATAGCAAAAAATTTAGAAGTCCAAAAGAAATTCGAAAATTTATTTAGGGATAAATTAATAGAAAAAAATTATTTAGCATTATGCTTTTCCAAGCCAAAACAGAATGAGGGAGAGTTAAATTTTCCAATTGCAAAAGACAGTAATAGAAAAAATTGTTACTTTGCAATAACTAATCCAAATTCTAAAAACAAAAATGCAAAAGAAGCTTTTACTAAATATAAATTATTACAGTACTATAATGATGCAAATATTTCTTTAGTATCTTGTTTTCCAAAAACAGGAAGAACTCATCAGATAAGAGTGCATTTAAATGCTATTGGTTGTCCAATATTGGGCGATAAAACTTATTCACAAAATATTTATGGTCATAAATATTATCAAATAGCTTTAAGGCATATGTTACATGCTTGTTATTTGAAATTTCAATTTGAAGGTCAGAATTTTGAATTTAATTTAGATCTACCGAAAGATTTTAAAAGTATAATAGAAACTATAGAAGCTGTTAAATAA
- the icd gene encoding isocitrate dehydrogenase (NADP(+)), with the protein MSYKLITVPQGGAHIKADANGKIEVPDNPVIPYIEGDGTGPDIWYASQMVFDAAVQKAYGGKKKIHWMEVPAGEKSFNKHGNWLPDETIDAIKEFRVAIKGPLTTPVGGGIRSLNVALRQILDLYQCVRPVKWYTNVPSPVREPQKVNMCIFRENTEDIYAGIEFKAGTEEQKKLREFLANTLGKKVREDSGLGIKPVSEFGSKRLVRAAINYAIKNKCKSVTLVHKGNIMKFTEGAFRDWGYEVAKTEFREHCVTWEECNGNAPAGKILVKDAIADNMFQQALLRPDEYEVLACTNLNGDYLSDALAAQVGGLGIAPGANIGDGFALFEATHGTAPKYAGQDKVNPGSVILSGNMMFEYLGWNEVVTLIEKAFEKTLAQKVVTYDFARQLSGAREVKCSEFAKAIISNM; encoded by the coding sequence ATGTCTTATAAATTGATTACTGTTCCACAAGGTGGAGCTCACATAAAAGCTGACGCTAATGGTAAAATTGAAGTTCCTGATAATCCAGTGATTCCTTATATTGAAGGTGATGGAACTGGTCCTGATATTTGGTATGCTTCTCAAATGGTTTTTGATGCTGCAGTTCAAAAAGCGTATGGCGGGAAAAAGAAAATACATTGGATGGAAGTACCTGCGGGAGAAAAATCATTTAATAAACATGGAAATTGGTTGCCAGATGAAACTATTGACGCCATTAAAGAGTTCAGAGTGGCAATCAAAGGTCCTCTTACAACTCCAGTTGGTGGTGGAATTCGTAGTTTGAACGTTGCATTAAGACAAATATTAGATCTTTATCAATGTGTTCGTCCTGTTAAGTGGTATACAAATGTTCCTTCTCCAGTTCGCGAGCCGCAAAAAGTTAATATGTGTATTTTTCGCGAAAATACAGAAGATATTTATGCAGGAATTGAATTTAAAGCTGGAACAGAAGAGCAAAAAAAATTACGTGAGTTTTTAGCTAATACTTTAGGAAAAAAAGTTCGTGAAGACTCAGGTTTAGGAATTAAACCAGTAAGTGAATTTGGTTCAAAGCGTTTAGTTAGAGCAGCTATTAATTATGCAATTAAAAACAAATGTAAAAGCGTTACTTTAGTTCATAAAGGTAACATAATGAAGTTCACAGAAGGTGCCTTCCGTGATTGGGGTTATGAAGTTGCTAAAACAGAATTTAGGGAGCATTGCGTCACATGGGAAGAATGTAATGGGAACGCTCCTGCTGGGAAAATTCTTGTCAAAGATGCTATTGCTGACAATATGTTCCAACAAGCTCTTTTACGTCCAGATGAATATGAAGTACTAGCTTGTACAAATTTAAATGGTGACTATTTATCGGACGCTCTTGCAGCACAAGTTGGCGGCTTAGGTATTGCTCCTGGAGCTAACATCGGTGATGGTTTTGCTCTTTTTGAAGCTACACATGGTACAGCGCCAAAATATGCAGGGCAGGATAAAGTGAACCCTGGTTCTGTTATTTTAAGTGGTAATATGATGTTCGAGTATCTTGGCTGGAACGAAGTTGTTACTTTAATTGAGAAAGCTTTTGAAAAAACTCTAGCGCAAAAAGTTGTAACTTACGATTTTGCTCGTCAATTGAGTGGTGCAAGAGAAGTTAAATGTTCTGAGTTTGCAAAAGCTATTATTTCTAATATGTAA
- a CDS encoding YkgJ family cysteine cluster protein gives MDYKSAVEKLIPYVLNKYDSYQSEAQLAVTNFSQKFPKEQITCTKGCGACCHFPMVPITLGEAFVLLNRLLAEGYDLQALAAKLFEYSSKYFDFAKDLGTLPFKDQDQKKFLNLKTPCPFFVKEDGNQFSGHCGIFTMRPLICEFFNSLDSPAKCQLKQTHRSLEITNEIGSNIQDEIREYEKKLFGRSTIGHLPILLAALCTKEGLECFLTEKHLTSEEIKDEYAEAVNDFSLYIELLASLGYQISEKDILALEEAQSEIIKNCLPT, from the coding sequence ATGGACTATAAATCAGCAGTAGAAAAATTAATACCGTACGTACTTAATAAATATGATTCTTATCAAAGTGAAGCTCAATTAGCAGTGACTAATTTTTCGCAAAAATTTCCGAAAGAACAAATCACTTGTACGAAAGGCTGCGGAGCTTGTTGTCACTTTCCAATGGTGCCAATTACTTTAGGTGAGGCATTTGTCCTTTTAAATAGGTTACTGGCTGAAGGATATGATTTACAAGCTTTAGCTGCAAAACTGTTTGAATATTCAAGCAAATATTTTGATTTTGCGAAAGACTTAGGAACATTACCATTCAAAGATCAAGATCAAAAAAAGTTTTTAAACCTAAAAACTCCTTGCCCCTTTTTTGTTAAAGAAGATGGTAATCAATTTTCAGGACATTGTGGAATATTCACAATGCGACCTTTAATATGTGAGTTTTTTAATAGTTTAGACTCCCCAGCTAAGTGCCAGTTGAAACAAACACATCGAAGCCTAGAAATTACAAACGAAATTGGTTCAAATATCCAAGATGAAATTCGTGAATATGAAAAAAAATTGTTTGGTAGAAGCACAATCGGTCATTTACCTATTCTTTTAGCAGCTCTTTGTACAAAAGAGGGCTTAGAATGTTTTTTAACAGAAAAACATTTAACTAGTGAAGAAATTAAAGATGAATATGCAGAAGCAGTTAACGATTTTTCTCTTTATATTGAATTACTCGCAAGTTTAGGATATCAAATTTCAGAAAAAGATATACTTGCGCTTGAAGAAGCTCAGTCCGAAATTATTAAAAATTGCCTTCCTACATAA